In Chanodichthys erythropterus isolate Z2021 chromosome 18, ASM2448905v1, whole genome shotgun sequence, the following are encoded in one genomic region:
- the tmem30aa gene encoding transmembrane protein 30Aa: MMASSYNAKDEDGHHPGSVSSGGPGSVKSKKPDNTAFKQQRLPAWQPILTAGTVLPAFFMIGLIFIPIGIGLFVTSNNIKEFEIDYTGVDMSSPCFNCAQNYSWNSTSVCTCSVPFTLDQPFESNVFMYYGLSNFYQNHRRYVKSRDDSQLNGDKSSLLSPSKECEPYRTSEKKPIAPCGAIANSLFNDTLELFYIHPNGSRIAIHLVKTGIAWWTDKHVKFRNPGGSNNNLSVVFQDTSKPVNWGKAVYELDPTDSENNGFINEDFIVWMRTAALPTFRKLYRIIQKKKDNLTPTLPPGNYSLEVIYNYPVRSFDGRKRMILSTISWMGGKNPFLGIAYITVGSVCFFLGVVLLIIHHKYGNRNNNADIPN, from the exons ATGATGGCGTCTAGCTATAACGCGAAAGATGAGGATGGTCACCATCCGGGATCAGTGAGTTCCGGTGGCCCGGGCTCGGTCAAGAGCAAGAAGCCCGATAACACGGCCTTTAAACAGCAGCGTCTGCCCGCCTGGCAGCCCATTCTGACCGCGGGCACCGTCCTGCCAGCCTTCTTCATGATCGGACTCATCTTCATCCCCATCGGCATCGGGCTCTTCGTCACCTCTAACAACATCAAAGAGTTTGAG ATCGACTACACTGGTGTTGACATGTCCAGTCCGTGTTTCAACTGCGCGCAGAACTACAGCTGGAACAGCACCAGTGTGTGTACCTGCTCTGTGCCCTTCACCCTAGACCAGCCTTTCGAG AGTAATGTTTTCATGTACTACGGACTCTCCAACTTCTATCAAAACCATAGACGTTATGTCAAGTCAAGAGATGACAGTCAGCTGAATGGAGATAAAAGCTCTTTACTG AGCCCAAGTAAAGAGTGTGAACCATATCGAACAAGCGAGAAGAAGCCCATTGCTCCCTGTGGTGCCATTGCTAACAGTCTCTTCAACG ATACTTTGGAGCTGTTTTACATCCATCCAAACGGAAGCAGAATAGCTATTCATCTAGTAAAGACGGGCATTGCTTGGTGGACTGACAAGCATGTGAAGTTCAGAAACCCAGGAGGAAGCAACAACAACCTTTCCGTTGTGTTTCAAG ATACAAGCAAACCTGTAAACTGGGGCAAAGCCGTCTATGAGCTGGACCCGACTGATTCTGAGAACAACGGTTTCATCAATGAGGATTTCATTGTGTGGATGAGAACCGCCGCTCTCCCCACCTTCAGAAAACTGTACCGCATCATTCAGAAGAAGAAGGACAACCTGACCCCAACATTACCGCCTGGAAACTACAGTCTCGAAGTCATCTACA ATTACCCAGTGCGCAGCTTTGACGGCCGCAAGCGTATGATCCTCAGCACCATCTCCTGGATGGGAGGGAAGAACCCTTTCCTGGGCATTGCCTACATCACCGTGGGATCTGTGTGTTTCTTCCTGGGAGTGGTCCTACTGATCATCCACCATAAATATGGCAACCGCAACAACAATGCTGACATTCCCAATTAA